Below is a window of uncultured Tolumonas sp. DNA.
TAGGTGAACCGAACTCTACTGCAAATTTGCATTTATCAAATTTATGAATAGTCATACTTTGATTATTCATTCTATTAATAAAGCCAACTGAAAATGTATTATCATCACGATTATTTCGATAAACTATATCTATATTACCAATTGACTGAACAGACTTGCCATTAACTATAGAACCAGTGATTTTATCTGAATAGGATTTCATGCGCTCTCTCTTTATTGTTTTTTTTACTTATTGGTAGTGATAATGAATTTTATTTTTAATGATGGGACAGTTGAAAACCGTCCCTCATTGTTTTTTCGTTAAATTGAATTTATACAGATTAGCACTGATCTGGAGTAACAGTTAATTCTAAAGTTTTCTCAGGGTTCGAGATTAGTGTATATATGTAATGTACAGTTATATCACCCTTGGTTATTGTTTTATTTGCATCGCAAGTTTCATTTTTTGCTGCTATTTGATATGTGTCTTTTTTGCTGGAGTCTAATAGACTTTCATTATTAACAATAAAATACTTTGTTAAATTATCACCATCAAAAAATACAGAAGTTAGCGTGACATTTTTATCTATTTTTAAAGGTAAGGATTTTTGAGCTGTATTTGCGATTTCTGAATATGTTGCTTTAATTTTTTTCTTTTCATCATTTGCTTGAACGCTAAAAGCAATTTTTGGAATTGTATACAAAATAGCTAATCCAATGATAATTTTGCCGACTTTGCCCATGTGCTCTCTCCGTGAGTGTTAAAATATGTAAAGGCGTTATTTTATGCGCTTCATATGAATACTGTAAGTATTCAATTTAACTTTTAGTTAAACGGCGAATCGTAGTGACGTCCAGTGAGTGAATGCGAACGTGTTTGAATTATTTGTTATGTGATTTTGTTGTTGATGCAGATAGTTTGATTTTTGAAGCGCAAAGCTACCGCACAGACTGTCGAAATCAGATGCCCAATACCGATTTTCTGTTTTTGATTTGCTCATAGGAGCATGATGCCGAATGGTGCTGTCAGAGACAAATGAATTCGAGGACTCAATTAAACAAAACTGAGCTATATCAAGGTTGTGAGAGGATTTAGCAGGAAAAACGGTAACATTAAAATTTGGCACTGACGACAAGACAACGCCAGAATAATTTAGGCAGTCAGAAATACGCTGTTGTTGGACTTGCACTGAGTTCTGAAATTGAAGCATAGCGAAATTCAGAATGCTCATGGCTGAGGATGATGATAGAAGGTGAGGGTAGCTCGCAGCGAAAAATGAAAGCCTGTGAATTATATGCTGAGTGAAAATACACACCGCTAAGATAATTGATGAGAACGTCAGAACCCAGTTCTTCACGGCATTCGCGTACCAACGCTTCGTGGATGGTTTCGACAGGTTCTAATGCACCACCCGGAAGCCCCCAAGATTTAGAACCATAATCAGCTTTTAAAAGCAGAACTTCGCCGACAGAATTGAGAATAACCGCGTGACTGCTGAGTCTGAATTTATCATCAAAAGCCATGATTACCTCTAATCACATAACTTCTTTTTATGCGGTTGCATGTAGTGCCATCCGACATTAAATATTTGCTGTGCGGCAGTTATTTACCACCGAGTATTAATTTCAACCCCAGCAAACCTATCACACAGTATTATCTCCAAGCTAAACGTTAAAATGAGTAACATTTTAGGGGATGAGTCTGAGTTATCTTTGTAAACCAAGTTTGTCACCAACTATTTCTTTTGTAAGCAAATGCGCATTATTGCGATAAAGATATGGGGATTTTTGTCCGGGAATTTCTGATTTTTATCATTGTCAGCCTTACAGGCTTAGCGTTTAAAACTAGGGACTGTTGATCTTTCGAGGTGAATTATTGAGCGGCATGGCGAATTGATATAATCACTTTCGCCAAAAAACAATCCACACCAAACCACCATGCCTCGAATAATGCTAACAGATGAATACTGGTTAAAGCTATCCAGACTCCTGCTTGAAACCGGACGTGTCTATAACAAACCGGAACACCGTATGACGCTTGAGGGTATTTTGTACCGAATGCGTGTCGGTTGTCCGTGGCGCGATATCCCCAGTGCTTTTGGCGACTGGAACACGATTTATCGTCGTTTTAATCTTTGGTCGAAAAAAGGTGTTCTTCTTCAATTGTTCACAGCACTGAAGCAATCACCTGATTTTGAATGGGAATTTATTGACGGCAGCATTGTTAGAGCTCATCAGCATGCCACGGGGGCATCAACACATGAGAGTGAATCGATTGGTAAAAGCCGTGGTGGA
It encodes the following:
- a CDS encoding NUDIX domain-containing protein, with product MAFDDKFRLSSHAVILNSVGEVLLLKADYGSKSWGLPGGALEPVETIHEALVRECREELGSDVLINYLSGVYFHSAYNSQAFIFRCELPSPSIIILSHEHSEFRYASISELSASPTTAYF